A single region of the Candidatus Nitrospira nitrificans genome encodes:
- the nrfD gene encoding NrfD/PsrC family molybdoenzyme membrane anchor subunit: protein MATGQATCADMPTINRDLLAPLHGASIGYLSLVVVLTVMAAAGLGAWAYQIEAGIGRTNMHPPVFWGAFIASFVYWIGVSHSGTFISGVLRLTKAQWRRPVTRIAELMTIISVTIAMLFVFYHLGRVWRWYYLIPYPNQREIWPNFRSPLMWDAVAVFTYSTSSAIYLYLPLIPDFALARDRIGGWRKRLYAMLCLGWKGTQKEWEILNTAIRIITPLIVMVMISVHSIVGWDFGMSLVPGWHSTVIAPYFVIGAVHSGLGMVVIGMYFLRRTYRLEAYIGPEHFDKMGKLLVVTTLSLAYLYFADQLTVWYGRIPDHAAILTAIVSGVYAAPFWTMLVLIYVIPLCTVTLPAFRRWPLGMMLIGVGINLGMYIERMLIIVPPLARPRLPYNWSSYFPSWGELTMLLGSLALAILLYLLAVKFVPIISVWEEKEGRVRASDHG, encoded by the coding sequence ATGGCGACGGGACAAGCCACGTGCGCCGACATGCCCACGATCAATCGGGATCTGCTCGCCCCGCTTCACGGCGCGAGTATCGGCTATCTGTCACTGGTAGTTGTCCTGACGGTCATGGCGGCGGCCGGCTTAGGCGCGTGGGCCTACCAAATCGAAGCCGGCATCGGACGGACGAATATGCATCCGCCGGTCTTTTGGGGAGCCTTCATTGCGTCGTTCGTCTACTGGATCGGCGTCAGCCATTCCGGCACATTCATCTCGGGCGTGCTGCGGCTGACCAAAGCGCAGTGGAGGAGACCGGTCACGCGCATTGCCGAATTGATGACCATCATTTCGGTCACGATCGCCATGCTCTTCGTCTTCTATCATTTGGGCCGCGTGTGGCGATGGTATTACCTGATCCCCTATCCGAATCAGCGGGAGATCTGGCCGAACTTCCGGTCTCCGCTCATGTGGGACGCGGTCGCCGTGTTTACCTACTCGACATCCAGCGCCATCTATCTCTACCTGCCGCTCATTCCTGATTTCGCGCTGGCGCGGGATCGGATCGGCGGCTGGCGCAAGCGGTTGTATGCGATGCTCTGCCTCGGATGGAAGGGCACACAGAAAGAATGGGAAATACTCAACACCGCCATCCGTATCATCACGCCGCTGATTGTGATGGTGATGATCTCCGTCCATTCGATCGTCGGATGGGACTTCGGCATGTCGCTGGTGCCGGGCTGGCATTCCACGGTCATCGCGCCCTATTTCGTGATCGGCGCCGTCCATTCAGGACTCGGCATGGTGGTGATCGGCATGTACTTCCTGCGGCGCACCTATCGGCTGGAGGCCTACATCGGGCCGGAGCATTTCGACAAGATGGGGAAGCTGCTCGTCGTCACGACGCTGAGCCTCGCCTATCTCTACTTTGCCGATCAGCTCACCGTCTGGTATGGCCGGATTCCCGACCACGCGGCGATACTCACGGCAATCGTCTCGGGCGTCTATGCGGCGCCCTTTTGGACGATGCTGGTGCTGATCTATGTGATTCCGCTCTGCACCGTGACGCTGCCGGCCTTTCGTCGGTGGCCGCTCGGCATGATGTTGATCGGCGTCGGCATCAATCTCGGGATGTATATCGAACGGATGTTGATCATCGTGCCGCCGCTGGCACGGCCACGATTGCCGTACAACTGGAGCAGCTATTTCCCCTCATGGGGAGAGCTGACCATGCTCTTGGGATCGTTGGCCCTGGCGATCCTCCTCTATCTGTTGGCGGTCAAGTTCGTGCCGATTATTTCCGTATGGGAAGAAAAAGAAGGGCGCGTGCGCGCTTCCGACCATGGATGA
- a CDS encoding 4Fe-4S dicluster domain-containing protein → MSQPKENKPHKWEMVIDLDRCTGCEACVVACHAENNIRISGEEEAAQGRAINWIRIERYWEGEYPNVQARFMPVLCQHCDDAPCELVCPVYASYHTPEGLNAQVYNRCIGVRYCGNNCPYTARQFNWFDPHWDEPLAEQLNPDVTVRQNGIMEKCTFCVQRIRQGKEQAEKEGRPVRDGDIVPACVQTCPTSALVFGDRNDPDSRVSKLARQDRGFHLLESLGTHPAVTYLKRIT, encoded by the coding sequence ATGAGCCAGCCAAAAGAGAATAAGCCTCACAAATGGGAGATGGTCATCGATCTTGATCGCTGTACCGGTTGCGAAGCCTGTGTCGTGGCTTGTCATGCAGAGAACAACATTCGAATCTCCGGGGAAGAGGAGGCGGCGCAGGGCCGGGCGATCAATTGGATTAGGATCGAGCGTTACTGGGAGGGGGAGTATCCAAACGTCCAGGCTCGATTTATGCCGGTGCTCTGCCAGCACTGCGATGATGCGCCCTGCGAACTGGTCTGCCCCGTCTATGCCTCGTACCACACGCCGGAAGGGTTGAACGCACAGGTCTACAACCGCTGCATCGGGGTTCGCTATTGCGGCAACAACTGTCCGTATACGGCGAGGCAGTTCAATTGGTTCGACCCGCATTGGGATGAACCACTCGCGGAGCAGCTCAATCCCGACGTGACGGTCCGGCAAAACGGCATCATGGAAAAATGCACGTTTTGCGTGCAGCGCATCCGGCAGGGGAAGGAACAGGCAGAGAAAGAAGGGCGGCCGGTACGAGATGGAGACATCGTGCCCGCTTGTGTCCAGACCTGTCCGACGTCGGCGTTGGTCTTCGGTGACCGCAACGATCCCGATAGTCGAGTCTCGAAACTGGCGCGGCAGGACCGAGGTTTTCATCTCCTGGAATCGCTCGGGACTCATCCCGCCGTCACCTACTTGAAACGGATCACATAA
- a CDS encoding quinol:electron acceptor oxidoreductase subunit ActD, with protein MDDRDNLTALFQQDVKPESLMQSLREAGIADEAVSIMTPLPLSERASARVGAMPLYLVTIIAGLVGIGVGVFFAGGTAALYPLMTGGKPIVAVPVVAIIAYETMMLLAIVTTFVTMIVGIRRAHRHIAERDPRIDDGYRMLVVSLPIDPDRVSQVRDLLQRAGAVEIRSSEQEASACWTSVGEGGAATGIVGLTALCVLTSFAGCSRDMQEQPSYQPQEAPRLHSPVGSVPRHSRSITPNAVPPAAQDEGARLFLINCSHCHGIDGMGTSPVVPFLKEKPTNLHNPDVQRLSEDAIYDTVTYGLAVEGKDVMPPFKGELSAGERRSVAGYVKSLSQP; from the coding sequence ATGGATGACCGGGACAACCTGACGGCGCTCTTTCAACAGGACGTTAAGCCGGAGTCCTTGATGCAATCGCTGCGTGAGGCCGGCATTGCGGACGAGGCGGTGTCGATCATGACGCCGTTGCCCTTGTCCGAGCGCGCGTCGGCGCGCGTCGGCGCCATGCCTCTGTATCTCGTGACGATAATCGCCGGCCTCGTTGGAATCGGCGTGGGCGTCTTCTTCGCGGGTGGGACCGCCGCCCTGTATCCGTTGATGACGGGAGGCAAGCCGATCGTTGCGGTGCCGGTAGTTGCCATTATTGCTTATGAGACGATGATGCTGCTCGCGATTGTGACGACTTTCGTGACGATGATCGTCGGTATCAGGCGTGCCCATCGACATATTGCCGAACGCGATCCGCGTATCGATGACGGCTATCGCATGCTGGTCGTCTCGCTACCGATTGATCCGGATCGGGTGAGTCAGGTTCGGGATCTCTTGCAGCGAGCCGGGGCGGTGGAAATCCGGTCGTCGGAGCAAGAGGCCTCGGCTTGCTGGACATCCGTGGGAGAGGGAGGGGCCGCCACCGGGATTGTTGGGTTAACCGCGTTGTGCGTCTTGACCTCTTTTGCCGGTTGTTCGCGGGACATGCAAGAGCAGCCGTCCTATCAGCCACAAGAAGCGCCGCGCCTCCATTCGCCCGTGGGAAGCGTGCCGCGCCACAGCCGCTCGATCACTCCCAACGCCGTCCCGCCGGCAGCCCAGGATGAGGGGGCCAGGCTTTTCCTCATCAATTGTTCCCATTGTCATGGAATAGATGGAATGGGTACTAGTCCTGTTGTCCCATTCTTAAAGGAGAAGCCGACGAATCTCCACAACCCGGATGTGCAGCGATTGTCCGAAGACGCGATCTACGACACGGTGACGTATGGGCTCGCGGTTGAGGGGAAGGATGTGATGCCGCCGTTCAAGGGTGAGCTGTCGGCCGGCGAACGGCGCTCTGTGGCCGGATATGTCAAATCGTTGTCTCAACCGTAA
- a CDS encoding cytochrome ubiquinol oxidase subunit I — protein MEFDPLNIPLLYGRIAIATVALSHSLFATLVVGSAVIGAIAATLAHATDQPRYRRLAHMIAFALVLCTAMISFLGVSFIFALNIFWPRFWHKIFRIMFWPFVLEAGLFLGEAVFAYAWYYLWAWSAAAGWRRLVHLAFSWLAALCAVVAMFFIDITSSYMLTPHPLDSSWANILNPTMIDLDLHRWFGNLTWAGFVLAALCSVAFLRSQVEEDRRFYRWAGGWCFAVGFGALLIMPMIGYQYLLHVRYAEPQAFHTLMLGERSWLFDLVALLYGLIAVLGSSYILRAVRSGSGPESVARMILPVSLAVLIVAWLVFAMPYHLQHVPFLSRLTDAPINPLGKMQPNKYFAIAALVFFGLLNWILFLRSFAGPVSWTTAVMSGQDRASQKILIVIAGCAMLTMLSMGWVRETARAYNGYLIYGAVIFSDEQSTYERLPP, from the coding sequence ATGGAATTCGATCCCCTCAACATCCCACTGCTCTACGGCCGCATTGCCATTGCCACGGTGGCACTGAGCCACAGTCTGTTCGCCACGCTGGTTGTGGGAAGCGCGGTCATCGGCGCCATCGCGGCGACGCTGGCGCATGCGACGGATCAACCTCGATATCGGAGGCTGGCGCACATGATCGCATTCGCCCTGGTGTTGTGTACCGCCATGATCTCGTTTCTCGGGGTATCCTTCATCTTCGCGCTCAATATTTTCTGGCCCCGGTTTTGGCACAAGATTTTTCGGATCATGTTCTGGCCGTTCGTGTTGGAAGCGGGATTGTTCCTGGGCGAGGCCGTCTTCGCCTATGCCTGGTACTACCTGTGGGCTTGGTCTGCTGCCGCGGGATGGCGCAGGCTCGTTCATCTCGCATTCAGCTGGCTCGCCGCTCTCTGCGCGGTGGTCGCGATGTTCTTCATCGATATCACGTCATCCTATATGTTGACGCCCCATCCTCTTGACTCGTCGTGGGCCAATATTTTGAACCCAACCATGATCGATCTCGACCTCCATCGGTGGTTCGGAAACTTGACCTGGGCGGGGTTTGTCCTTGCGGCTTTGTGCAGCGTCGCGTTCCTGCGCTCGCAGGTAGAGGAAGACCGCCGCTTTTATCGCTGGGCCGGCGGCTGGTGCTTCGCCGTCGGCTTCGGGGCGCTCCTGATCATGCCGATGATCGGCTACCAATATTTACTGCATGTGCGATACGCCGAACCGCAGGCCTTCCACACGCTCATGCTCGGCGAGCGCTCATGGCTGTTCGATCTGGTCGCCCTGCTCTACGGGCTGATCGCCGTGCTCGGATCTTCATACATTCTTCGCGCCGTCCGTTCGGGTAGCGGGCCGGAAAGCGTCGCGCGCATGATCCTTCCGGTATCCTTGGCAGTGCTCATCGTCGCCTGGCTTGTCTTCGCCATGCCGTATCATCTGCAACATGTTCCCTTCCTCTCCCGACTGACCGACGCCCCGATCAATCCCCTCGGAAAAATGCAGCCGAACAAATATTTCGCGATCGCGGCGCTGGTGTTTTTCGGCTTGCTGAATTGGATTCTCTTCTTGCGTTCCTTCGCCGGCCCTGTCTCCTGGACGACCGCTGTCATGAGCGGCCAGGATCGCGCGAGTCAGAAAATCCTCATCGTGATCGCGGGCTGCGCCATGTTGACGATGCTGAGCATGGGGTGGGTGCGGGAAACGGCCCGCGCGTACAATGGATATCTGATCTATGGCGCCGTGATTTTTTCCGATGAGCAATCCACTTACGAACGGCTGCCTCCATGA